In the Wyeomyia smithii strain HCP4-BCI-WySm-NY-G18 chromosome 2, ASM2978416v1, whole genome shotgun sequence genome, one interval contains:
- the LOC129721549 gene encoding RNA 3'-terminal phosphate cyclase, whose product MSQTLNIDGSLHEGGGQILRMALCFSILCKKPIRIYNIRGGRKKPGLMAQHTKGIELLRDMCRARVKGLKIGSMEIEFYPGEIGQGTFIAHVQTAGSVSLLMQAALPVAIFGAGPITLDLKGGTNVDMAPQVDFMTEIFRPNMEKFGATFDFDLLRRGYFPRGGGHCIVKVRTIRSLKSVTLVEVGSISRCFGWSFVSGAVPVRVANQLASGAKNELIHICKENIDIEEYQESVDIATDNCSGIILGIETSTGSIIGGAALGNRQKDSFLIGQEAASAITSAYNSRACVDRHVQDMLVVLMALAEGHSRIKTEPLTLHTQTAIYVAKLMTNAKFTISEQDDGSFIIDCIGIGIKNQFH is encoded by the exons ATGTCCCAAACTTTAAATATAGACGGAAGTTTGCATGAAGGG GGTGGTCAAATTTTGCGAATGGCGCTTTGTTTCAGTATACTATGTAAAAAGCCGATTAGAATATACAATATTCGCGGAGGGAGAAAAAAACCAGGATTAATGGCTCAGCACACCAAAGGTATAGAACTGCTAAGAGATATGTGCAGAGCGCGGGTAAAAGGTTTAAAGATTGGATCAATGGAAATTGAATTCTATCCTGGAGAAATTGGCCAAGGAACGTTTATAGCTCATGTGCAAACAGCCGGTAGCGTTAGTCTGTTAATGCAAGCTGCGCTTCCAGTAGCAATTTTTGGAGCTGGACCAATTACGTTAGATCTCAAAGGAGGTACTAACGTAGATATGGCCCCGCAAGTGGATTTCATGACAGAGATATTTCGACCCAACATGGAAAAGTTTGGTGCCACGTTCGATTTTGATCTGCTTCGACGAGGTTATTTTCCAAGGGGAGGTGGACACTGCATAGTAAAAGTGAGAACGATCCGATCATTGAAATCTGTGACTTTGGTAGAGGTCGGATCAATTAGTCGCTGCTTCGGCTGGAGTTTTGTTTCCGGTGCCGTCCCAGTTAGA GTTGCTAATCAGTTAGCTAGTGGAGCCAAGAATGAATTGATACACATTTGCAAGGAAAATATAGATATAGAAGAATATCAGGAAAGTGTGGATATAGCTACAGACAATTGTTCTGGAATTAT ATTGGGCATCGAAACaagcactggatcgataatagGAGGAGCAGCACTAGGCAATCGCCAAAAAGACTCTTTCTTGATAGGCCAAGAAGCCGCTAGCGCAATCACCTCTGCTTATAATTCACGAGCGTGTGTTGATCGCCATGTCCAGGACATGCTGGTCGTGCTAATGGCGCTTGCAGAAGGCCATAGCAGAATTAAAACGGAACCATTGACGTTACATACACAAACTGCAATTTATGTGGCAAAACTAATGACTAAT GCCAAATTCACAATATCTGAGCAAGATGACGGCAGCTTTATTATAGACTGTATTGGAATTGGTATCAAGAATCAGTTTCACTAG